The following are encoded in a window of Candidatus Woesearchaeota archaeon genomic DNA:
- a CDS encoding transcriptional repressor, producing the protein MRETRKRNTAMGDSRETKQRRAVLTAVKMSHNHPSAEEVHALVRKKLPSVSLATVYRNLHVLAKRGEIKELRTDREARFDGMTSPHAHFVCTVCGRVSDVAEKRIGDVVVRAGRKMGVVDCVEITFRGKCRSCSRNARARVMSSVK; encoded by the coding sequence TTGAGGGAAACGCGAAAGAGGAACACTGCCATGGGTGATTCGAGAGAAACAAAACAAAGAAGGGCGGTTCTTACAGCAGTGAAGATGAGCCACAACCACCCTTCCGCTGAAGAAGTACACGCTCTTGTGAGAAAGAAACTTCCTTCCGTCTCGCTCGCTACTGTGTATCGCAACCTTCACGTGCTCGCAAAAAGAGGAGAAATCAAAGAACTAAGAACAGACAGAGAAGCGCGGTTTGACGGCATGACCTCTCCGCATGCACATTTCGTGTGCACCGTGTGCGGACGCGTGAGTGACGTGGCCGAGAAGCGCATAGGGGATGTAGTCGTGCGTGCAGGACGCAAGATGGGTGTGGTGGACTGTGTTGAAATAACGTTTCGTGGGAAGTGCCGCTCATGCTCGCGCAATGCTCGTGCAAGAGTGATGTCAAGCGTGAAGTGA
- the ahpC gene encoding peroxiredoxin, whose protein sequence is MVVKINEHAPEFSAKAFHNDSFTTVNLSDYKGKWVVLFFYPADFTFVCPTEIGDLADHYGELKKLNAEVLSVSTDTEFVHKAWFDNSKTIAKVKFPMVADPTGKICKAYGTYIDEEGLSLRATFIIDPDGVVKAYEIHDNSIGRNTKELLRKLQAAQYVREHGGEACPMNWEPGEKTLKPGIELVGKI, encoded by the coding sequence ATGGTAGTAAAAATAAACGAACACGCACCGGAGTTTTCGGCAAAGGCATTCCACAACGACAGCTTTACCACGGTGAACTTGTCCGACTACAAGGGCAAGTGGGTAGTACTCTTCTTCTACCCGGCAGACTTCACCTTTGTGTGCCCAACGGAAATAGGGGACTTGGCCGATCACTACGGCGAACTCAAGAAGCTCAATGCGGAAGTATTGTCTGTCAGTACCGACACGGAGTTCGTGCACAAAGCGTGGTTTGATAATTCAAAGACGATTGCGAAGGTGAAGTTTCCCATGGTTGCTGACCCGACAGGGAAGATTTGCAAAGCGTATGGAACCTACATTGATGAAGAAGGACTGAGCTTGCGCGCGACGTTCATCATCGACCCGGACGGCGTAGTCAAGGCGTATGAGATCCACGATAACAGCATTGGGCGGAACACGAAGGAGCTTTTGAGAAAGCTGCAGGCGGCGCAGTATGTGCGAGAGCACGGCGGCGAGGCGTGCCCTATGAATTGGGAGCCGGGTGAGAAAACACTCAAGCCAGGAATTGAACTGGTAGGGAAGATATAA
- a CDS encoding (2Fe-2S)-binding protein, producing the protein MKKAGNLQESQKSMGKETETKQKNTITRASIDHARARDARSKEGVTITLNGASAFAPKGTSIIPAAKEVGVLFGCHQGACGVCKVQVVSGGELLSPKEASERRMTHKKEERLACRCVVQGRAGEVVLKNVER; encoded by the coding sequence ATGAAGAAGGCAGGGAATCTCCAGGAATCTCAAAAGAGCATGGGAAAAGAAACAGAAACAAAACAGAAGAACACAATCACGCGCGCCTCGATTGACCATGCACGCGCCAGGGACGCAAGAAGCAAGGAAGGCGTGACCATCACCTTAAACGGCGCATCCGCCTTTGCGCCAAAGGGCACATCGATAATCCCTGCAGCCAAAGAGGTGGGAGTGCTGTTTGGGTGCCACCAGGGCGCGTGTGGCGTGTGCAAAGTGCAGGTAGTGAGCGGGGGCGAATTGCTCTCGCCTAAAGAAGCGTCCGAACGCCGAATGACACACAAAAAAGAGGAGCGCCTCGCATGCCGTTGTGTCGTGCAGGGAAGGGCTGGCGAGGTGGTCCTCAAGAACGTTGAACGGTGA